The following are from one region of the Aspergillus chevalieri M1 DNA, chromosome 1, nearly complete sequence genome:
- the MSC2 gene encoding metal cation transporter MSC2 (BUSCO:EOG092621CK;~COG:P;~EggNog:ENOG410PKY0;~InterPro:IPR027469,IPR002524;~PFAM:PF01545;~TransMembrane:11 (o227-247i267-286o292-309i345-366o372-390i499-518o530-548i569-588o600-621i646-671o677-695i);~go_component: GO:0016021 - integral component of membrane [Evidence IEA];~go_function: GO:0008324 - cation transmembrane transporter activity [Evidence IEA];~go_process: GO:0006812 - cation transport [Evidence IEA];~go_process: GO:0055085 - transmembrane transport [Evidence IEA]), translated as MSTGTPVSSADANPPASKAGHGHSRSRGHSRSTRYGQVPNPIAVPSPLPPVQPFSPQPVVGAAYSNGHASRPSWHGHHHSHSQGSMHYDQWTPSPVTTVFEDHRMEPNYEPDTPALLVEPEKSKGNEILTGFLITLPWIALSWFSTQYTQSTTLESPVDDVDVVAASAYLEGIGSKACALTAGILVLWGCGDAALKGQGLSLAALPKLSGGIVSGAFIRACSIGLPVYAGLGVGGFLVAFALSLAFASGIPTVASNSGQERFGQKKVSIGLLAIVVLFSLFGSGSSLDEQPFMGYVALLVAVFVIRPPFAADLPGSTSEITPDPLSPRKSSEAGLSSDTPSDNALVNLLSGVLLALATVIVSGIPSPGGVDLIYFGLTTGAFAVSFLCSLSSGIRSPQKLGHAVGAGAASLFCSPSFQSDLFTVYVSRCVIAAVSVLAARFDDRHLRLEAHSHNHTHHNHPAHSHSHKEPSRVTKMILNFCEPYPLLYSILKESDSRRIFYFMTLNFGFMMVQLSYGFLTGSLGLLSDSIHMFFDCLALVVGLCAAIMSKWPSNSRFPYGYGKVDTLSGFANGIFLMIISVEIIYEAIERLSSGSEMNRIGELLVVSVAGLLVNLIGIMAFEHGHAHHGHDHGHGHSHGNENMHGIFLHILADTLGSVAVVISTILVHYSGWAGYDPIASCLIAILIFASAVPLVSSTAKSLLLTLPADVEYNLRDTLGGVSAIRGVVGYTVPKFWLDDTNASGDNHDHRHHGHSHSHGHSHSHGHGHGHSHGHGHGHGHHRSHSHSHDHGHHSHCADHDHHDHDHDNHDPHVLGVIHVIASRGADLEDVRQRTIDFLREKNMDITVQVEREGDGRCWCGGNKTS; from the exons ATGTCAACGGGGACACCCGTGTCCAGTGCGGATGCCAATCCCCCCGCCTCCAAGGCAGGGCATGGACACAGTCGCAGCCGTGGCCATTCGAGATCAACACGCTACGGGCAGGTCCCTAATCCTATTGCCGTTCCTTCGCCATTGCCCCCAGTTCAACCGTTCTCCCCGCAGCCCGTGGTTGGTGCCGCATACTCCAATGGCCATGCTTCGCGTCCGTCGTGGCATGGCCACCATCATTCCCATTCGCAGGGCTCCATGCATTACGACCAGTGGACACCTTCCCCGGTGACTACTGTGTTTGAAGATCATCGAATGGAACCAAATTATGAGCCGGACACACCAGCTCTGTTAGTTGAGCCTGAAAAGAGCAAGGG TAATGAGATTTTGACAGGTTTCCTTATCACCCTTCCTTGGATCGCTCTATCCTGGTTCTCTACGCAATACACACAGTCAACGACACTCGAGTCACCAGTCGACGATGTTGATGTGGTAGCGGCTAGCGCATACTTGGAGGGAATTGGAAGCAAAGCCTGTGCATTAACGGCTGGTATACTAGTGCTATGGGGATGCGGTGATGCAGCTCTGAAGGGTCAGGGATTGTCACTCGCCGCATTACCCAAGCTCAGCGGCGGCATTGTCAGCGGTGCATTCATACGAGCATGCTCCATTGGTCTACCAGTCTATGCAGGGTTGGGAGTCGGCGGTTTCCTTGTCGCATTTGCGCTATCCCTCGCATTCGCATCCGGTATCCCAACGGTAGCTTCAAACAGCGGGCAAGAGCGGTTTGGACAGAAGAAGGTTTCTATTGGTCTCCTGGCAATTGTGGTTCTCTTCAGCTTATTTGGATCGGGCTCGAGTCTGGACGAGCAGCCATTTATGGGGTATGTGGCTTTGCTCGTCGCTGTTTTCGTCATTCGCCCGCCATTTGCTGCCGATCTCCCGGGATCTACTTCCGAAATTACCCCCGATCCACTATCCCCAAGAAAGTCTTCTGAAGCGGGTTTATCATCGGACACTCCCTCGGACAATGCCTTGGTCAACCTGCTTTCTGGAGTATTACTGGCGCTGGCAACTGTGATCGTCTCCGGCATACCGTCTCCAGGAGGGGTAGATCTGATTTACTTCGGACTTACCACAGGCGCGTTCGCCGTGTCTTTCTTATGCTCGTTATCCTCTGGCATACGGTCTCCGCAGAAGCTTGGGCATGCCGTCGGAGCAGGTGCTGCATCATTGTTTTGCTCGCCATCTTTTCAGAGTGACCTCTTCACCGTCTATGTTTCACGCTGTGTTATAGCTGCAGTGTCTGTTCTTGCAGCTAGATTCGATGACAGGCATTTACGACTTGAGGCGCATTCGCACAATCACACCCACCATAATCACCCTGCACACTCGCATTCCCACAAAGAGCCTTCGAGGGTAACTAAAATGATTCTTAATTTTTGCGAGCCGTATCCGCTTTTGTACAGCATTCTCAAAGAAAGCGACTCTCGTCGGATTTTCTATTTCATGAC TTTGAATTTCGGCTTCATGATGGTCCAGCTGTCTTACGGCTTCTTGACTGGATCTCTGGGGCTTTTGAGTGACAGTATCCACATGTTTTTCGATTGTCTTGCCCTTGTGGTCGGTCTCTGTGCCGCCATCATGAGTAAATGGCCATCGAACTCGAGGTTTCCTTATGGATATGGCAAGGTAGACACTCTGTCCGGTTTTGCCAATGGTATCTTCCTCAT GATCATCAGCGTTGAGATCATCTACGAAGCAATCGAACGATTGTCCTCTGGCAGCGAGATGAATCGCATTGGTGAACTTCTAGTTGTCAGCGTTGCTGGTCTTCTCGTCAACTTAATCGGTATCATGGCGTTTGAACACGGACACGCACATCATGGACATGACCACGGTCATGGACATTCTCACGGAAACGAGAACATGCATGGCATCTTCCTCCATATTCTCGCCGATACCCTTGGTTCGGTGGCCGTGGTGATATCGACCATTCTTGTGCATTACTCCGGCTGGGCAGGATACGACCCCATCGCGTCTTGCTTGATTGCCATTTTAATCTTTGCGTCAGCGGTTCCTCTCGTTTCTAGTACCGCCAAATCGCTACTCCTTACCCTTCCGGCGGACGTGGAGTACAACCTCCGTGATACCCTTGGTGGTGTTAGTGCTATACGGGGTGTCGTGGGATACACTGTGCCAAAATTCTGGCTCGATGATACCAATGCTTCTGGCGATAACCACGACCACCGTCACCATGGACATAGCCACAGCCACGGTCACAGTCACAGTCACGGCCACGGCCACGGTCACAGTCACGGCCATGGCCACGGTCACGGGCACCACCGCAGTCACAGTCATAGTCACGATCACGGCCATCACAGCCATTGTGCCGATCACGATCACCACGACCATGACCATGACAACCACGACCCGCACGTCTTAGGTGTGATCCACGTCATTGCATCGCGAGGAGCAGACCTCGAAGATGTACGGCAACGGACTATTGATTTTCTACGAGAAAAGAACATGGACATCACGGTTCAGGTCGAGCGGGAAGGAGATGGGCGTTGCTGGTGCGGGGGGAACAAGACGTCCTAG
- a CDS encoding uncharacterized protein (COG:E;~EggNog:ENOG410PH2G;~InterPro:IPR026956,IPR029066,IPR042208,IPR001608;~PFAM:PF01168,PF14031), translating to MAFPYYPIPSERDLKQFYIGKDIGDVPKPSVVLDVVIIKEHCERMLQTVKALDVGFRAHVKTHKTPQIAQLQVGHGSEDANFVASTVLEIEWLAPLLKDLKRQGRRFNTLYGIPLVPSQATRLAKIARELGPGSITVMIDHPVQVEYLKAFQVAAGFPAYVFIKVDCGYHRAGLPPAMLNKNGLLEKLAEAEKEGYAVILGVYSHNSLSYAGSTPDEAMEYLAAEIVSCREAIKHNSHFLSGRELVISVGATPQVVSSNNLLRSSSSSAAERLKNLLHNPSESSIPVKVELHAGVYPVLDMQQFSTNARQSSGKLEEEVAISVLAEVCSIYNDGERSKPEALVAAGSLALGREPCKAYPGWGVVSDWRRGSGNSRLIVERISQEHAILAWEDGGSSEIPLKIGQSVRIYPNHACVTGAMYGWYLVVDSSEDQGASTVVDVWVRIGGW from the exons ATGGCCTTTCCCTATTACCCTATTCCCTCAGAGCGGGATCTGAAACAGTTTTATATCGGAAAAGATATCGGAGATGTACCGAAACCGTCCGTCGTGCTTGACGTAGTAATTATCAAGGAGCACTGCGAGCGAATGCTGCAGACCGTCAAGGCCCTAGATGTTGGCTTTCGGGCACACGTAAAGACTCATAAG ACACCACAGATCGCCCAGTTGCAAGTCGGCCATGGTAGTGAAGACGCCAACTTTGTCGCGTCAACTGTGCTAGAGATCGAATGGCTTGCTCCGTTGCTCAAGGACCTTAAGCGACAAGGTCGTCGATTCAACACTCTCTACGGAATTCCTTTGGTGCCATCGCAGGCGACTCGATTGGCAAAGATTGCCCGCGAACTCGGCCCCGGAAGCATTACGGTAATGATAGACCACCCGGTTCAGGTTGAGTATCTCAAGGCTTTTCAAGTGGCAGCGGGATTTCCGGCCTACGTGTTCATCAAGGTTGACTGCGGCTACCACCGAGCGGGATTACCTCCAGCCATGTTGAACAAGAACGGATTACTGGAGAAGCTAGCGGAAGCGGAAAAAGAGGGCTATGCTGTTATTCTCGGGGTGTACTCACACAATAGTTTAAGTTACGCAGGAAGCACACCAGATGAGGCGATGGAATATTTAGCAGCGGAAATCGTCAGCTGCAGAGAGGCTATCAAACACAACTCCCATTTCTTGTCGGGTAGAGAGTTGGTGATCAGCGTCGGCGCTACACCGCAAGTGGTGTCTTCGAACAATCTCCTGAGAAGCTCGTCTAGCTCAGCGGCAGAGAGGTTGAAAAATCTGCTGCACAATCCATCCGAGTCTAGTATTCCCGTCAAAGTTGAACTCCACGCCGGTGTTTATCCAGTTCTCGACATGCAGCAGTTCAGCACTAATGCCAGACAATCCTCCGGCAAACTGGAAGAAGAAGTCGCCATCTCCGTTCTAGCTGAAGTATGCAGTATATACAACGATGGAGAGCGATCTAAACCAGAGGCCCTTGTCGCAGCGGGGTCTTTGGCCTTAGGACGAGAGCCATGCAAAGCGTACCCAGGATGGGGAGTTGTGAGTGACTGGAGACGGGGGTCGGGGAATTCGAGGTTGATCGTCGAACGGATCAGCCAGGAGCATGCGATTCTCGCATGGGAAGATGGCGGAAGCAGTGAGATACCGTTAAAAATTGGGCAGTCTGTACGGATTTATCCCAACCATGCGTGCGTGACTGGGGCAATGTACGGGTGGTATTTGGTTGTGGATTCGAGTGAGGATCAGGGCGCTTCGACGGTTGTAGATGTGTGGGTACGGATTGGGGGTTGGTAG
- a CDS encoding fatty acyl-CoA reductase (COG:I;~EggNog:ENOG410PV4N;~InterPro:IPR036291,IPR026055,IPR013120;~PFAM:PF07993,PF01370;~go_function: GO:0080019 - fatty-acyl-CoA reductase (alcohol-forming) activity [Evidence IEA]), producing the protein MSAPTPPSREEEVKKTGYARFFESQTVFLTGSTGSLGSCLLYKLALQLPTHKIFVLIRTSPQVAIEKWKKSMPQQAQAILSSGKIHFVIGDMRKSDFGIKEADLKRLQQEVTLVIHAAANISFTMDLKDAVEQNCLPPLELGRIASRFRRLKLFIQISTAYGNSFLPDGYVGERQYSIVEDPEEELAQIISSGTSPNESRFSSTYAFAKHLTEWLFLKRYPLLPLLLVRPTIFGAAMRDPYPLYGPPNSTPMRKFAEFLVAEPGTQVWHATKGYKSGMNTLDEIPVDFVANSCLMHAAANTQGIVHIGSQLYHPMTFDDFLRLVDNNAPPGFPLPTIVFTEDYSVPQHFLAELVKVASRNWVFDCGRSYWLKEMGGPLSLASCKHEMEGLNIARVKEVYEKHKQRAKL; encoded by the coding sequence ATGTCCGCCCCAACACCCCCGTCACGCGAGGAAGAGGTGAAGAAGACGGGTTATGCAAGGTTCTTTGAAAGCCAGACAGTCTTTCTCACAGGCAGCACAGGCTCACTAGGGAGTTGCCTCCTATACAAACTGGCCTTGCAACTCCCAACCCACAAAATCTTCGTCTTGATTCGCACGTCTCCGCAAGTAGCCATCGAGAAATGGAAGAAGTCAATGCCTCAACAAGCACAGGCCATACTCAGTTCAGGGAAGATTCACTTCGTCATTGGTGATATGAGGAAATCGGATTTTGGTATCAAGGAAGCGGATCTCAAAAGATTGCAGCAAGAGGTCACGCTGGTCATCCATGCAGCGGCAAATATCTCTTTCACCATGGATCTTAAAGACGCGGTTGAACAGAATTGTCTTCCGCCATTGGAGCTGGGAAGGATTGCTTCACGATTTAGACGTCTTAAGCTCTTCATTCAAATCTCAACGGCATATGGGAATAGTTTCCTTCCGGATGGCTATGTCGGGGAAAGACAATACTCAATTGTTGAGGATCCGGAAGAGGAGCTGGCGCAAATCATATCGTCTGGTACATCTCCAAATGAGTCTCGTTTCTCATCAACATACGCCTTCGCAAAGCACCTCACGGAGTGGTTGTTTTTGAAGAGATATCCGCTTTTGCCATTGCTTCTGGTGCGACCAACGATTTTCGGTGCTGCCATGCGCGATCCATATCCACTCTATGGGCCTCCGAACTCAACGCCCATGCGGAAATTTGCTGAGTTCTTGGTGGCAGAACCCGGAACCCAGGTCTGGCACGCGACAAAGGGATATAAAAGCGGCATGAACACACTCGATGAGATTCCGGTGGACTTTGTCGCCAATAGTTGTCTTATGCACGCAGCAGCAAACACGCAAGGGATCGTCCATATCGGATCACAACTATACCACCCAATGACTTTCGATGACTTTTTGCGCCTTGTGGATAATAATGCACCACCGGGATTCCCGCTGCCCACCATTGTCTTCACGGAGGATTATAGTGTCCCACAACACTTTCTGGCCGAATTGGTCAAGGTGGCAAGTCGCAACTGGGTTTTCGACTGTGGCCGGTCCTATTGGTTGAAAGAAATGGGCGGTCCATTGAGTCTGGCCTCGTGTAAACATGAGATGGAGGGCCTGAATATTGCACGAGTAAAGGAGGTTTATGAGAAGCATAAGCAAAGGGCAAAACTTTAG
- a CDS encoding Zn(II)2Cys6 transcription factor domain-containing protein (COG:S;~EggNog:ENOG410Q141;~InterPro:IPR036864,IPR001138;~PFAM:PF00172;~TransMembrane:1 (i336-355o);~go_function: GO:0000981 - DNA-binding transcription factor activity, RNA polymerase II-specific [Evidence IEA];~go_function: GO:0008270 - zinc ion binding [Evidence IEA];~go_process: GO:0006355 - regulation of transcription, DNA-templated [Evidence IEA]) has translation MSTRPRRAHTKSRNGCDQCKKRRVKCDEQGPPCSNCTSRQLECTYLKIPRARDRPEQPSPSPAGSQTPSVGLAPIVHLPAINGASGPFTASGLRSLELMHKFSTETSMSLSNDPSDFHVWQMVVPRKALEHDFLLSGILAVAALHVATSIESPAALSYIDTALEYHNMAFAPFRRALDHITPFNCDAVFAHSIITTIIGIALPRLTATRDESSNMTENIIIVFELLQGVKNIVWISEPWLHTKLFTSRREFWKESSVTELDPETEAALNKLATLNNDTMATVDQEQHRMNRDAIALLHRCFLRHANARDAASVLTWLAAVDKDFVDCLRRRKPFPLLILMYWGVLLGTLDGQMWWARNSGKALVTELLVALHPGVFQWEGAQLWPKQKLGL, from the exons ATGAGTACACGTCCGCGAAGGGCCCATACCAAGTCACGCAATGGCTGTGATCAGTGCAAGAAAAGGCGCGTCAAG TGCGATGAGCAAGGACCACCGTGCTCAAACTGTACGTCGCGGCAGCTGGAATGCACATACTTGAAAATACCAAGAGCCCGTGATCGTCCCGAGCAGCCATCGCCAAGTCCTGCCGGCAGCCAGACTCCCAGTGTAGGCCTGGCGCCAATCGTGCATCTTCCAGCTATCAACGGAGCAAGCGGACCGTTCACTGCCTCTGGTCTTCGGAGCTTGGAGCTGATGCACAAGTTCTCAACGGAGACTTCTATGAGCCTTAGTAATGACCCGTCTGACTTCCATGTCTGGCAGATGGTGGTTCCTCGGAAGGCGTTGGAGCATGATTTTCTTTTGAGTGGTATTCTGGCTGTGGCTGCTTTGCACGTCGCTACGTCGATTGAATCCCCAGCGGCTTTGTCGTACATTGACACGGCACTTGAATATCATAATATGGCGTTTGCGCCGTTCCGACGGGCTTTGGACCATATTACTCCTTTTAATTGTGATGCTGTATTCGCACATTCGATCATCACGACAATCATTGGCATAGCCTTGCCACGACTCACAGCGACTAGAGATGAAAGCTCGAATATGACAGAAAACATCATTATTGTGTTTGAGTTGCTGCAGGGCGTCAAGAATATCGTCTGGATTAGCGAGCCATGGCTCCATACGAAGCTCTTTACTTCACGTCGCGAATTCTGGAAAGAGTCGTCTGTCACAGAATTGGATCCTGAGACAGAAGCTGCTCTAAATAAATTAGCCACACTAAACAATGATACCATGGCGACTGTCGATCAAGAACAACATCGCATGAACCGCGACGCCAtcgctcttcttcatcggtGCTTCTTGAGACATGCCAACGCGCGGGATGCGGCATCTGTTCTCACTTGGCTTGCTGCGGTGGACAAGGATTTCGTCGATTGCTTACGACGCCGTAAACCATTTCCTTTGCTGATTTTGATGTATTGGGGAGTTCTGCTTGGAACGCTCGATGGGCAAATGTGGTGGGCTCGGAACTCGGGCAAGGCACTGGTCACGGAATTGCTGGTTGCGTTGCATCCCGGTGTTTTCCAGTGGGAAGGGGCGCAGTTGTGGCCGAAACAGAAATTGGGTCTTTAA
- a CDS encoding uncharacterized protein (COG:S;~EggNog:ENOG410PZGJ) has translation MSRLTVRNFAARVRELPSSVEEPEQDKRAPYLDIGSRWEPCHHFYKAGLPYKIWTGQDVFHFHGLYKYLDCFPDPYGFQSSDIAILVNDLEEAAAILEGSGYFRTPKTSGELEKMGYSIGDQSNRKFLRLLNVSAMVRYHSQWDSFEEVTNKVVYAAGLAENPHWGPPQVAGNGVLLMLASDWNYTFNAKSASPYYHDPIPDLSEYFDSHVSMWMDAPISSPTNSIRPPSDSARLPHYASILKELICEADDAWTVEFENDIKSKHRQILYDLLEMCYQWMMKGEVCMFTRLTTDADFQEYSRSVRDQIKAGSHAPVFMADFNRCRMKGVITMPLPRGQANTYDEKQCKKDLPRLSWLFRAPRGDGWFLLSLNVARILENKGRDKQEKQKKRSGSDRFPSRQRQPKRTEDQIKTLEYYLQDILADTENWAFQKQAF, from the coding sequence ATGTCACGACTGACCGTTCGAAACTTCGCGGCCAGAGTCCGTGAACTGCCATCCTCTGTCGAGGAACCGGAGCAGGACAAGAGAGCTCCATACCTCGACATTGGCAGCCGTTGGGAGCCATGCCATCACTTCTACAAGGCAGGGCTCCCGTACAAGATCTGGACTGGGCAAGATGTGTTCCATTTTCACGGCTTGTACAAGTATCTTGATTGCTTCCCTGATCCCTATGGCTTCCAGAGCTCGGATATCGCCatcttggtgaatgatctgGAGGAAGCAGCAGCCATCTTGGAAGGGTCCGGATACTTCCGTACGCCCAAGACGAGTGGGGAGCTGGAAAAGATGGGCTATTCTATTGGCGATCAGAGCAACCGGAAGTTCCTTCGCCTGCTCAATGTCAGTGCCATGGTGCGATATCACAGCCAGTGGGACTCCTTTGAGGAGGTCACTAATAAGGTTGTCTATGCCGCTGGTCTTGCGGAGAATCCTCATTGGGGGCCACCTCAGGTAGCCGGGAATGGTGTTTTGTTGATGCTGGCCAGCGACTGGAATTATACGTTTAACGCCAAATCTGCATCGCCTTATTATCATGACCCGATCCCTGACCTGTCGGAGTACTTTGACTCTCATGTCAGCATGTGGATGGATGCGCCGATCTCATCTCCGACCAACTCGATTCGTCCCCCATCCGATTCTGCGAGATTACCTCATTATGCCAGCATCTTGAAAGAGCTGATCTGTGAGGCTGACGATGCATGGACAGTCGAATTCGAGAATGATATCAAGAGCAAGCATCGTCAGATATTATATGATCTTTTGGAGATGTGCTACCAGTGGATGATGAAGGGAGAGGTCTGCATGTTCACCCGTCTGACGACCGATGCCGATTTCCAAGAATACAGCAGAAGTGTTCGCGACCAGATCAAGGCCGGTAGCCATGCTCCCGTCTTTATGGCCGATTTCAACCGGTGCCGGATGAAGGGTGTGATCACCATGCCTCTTCCTAGAGGTCAGGCCAACACTTACGACGAAAAGCAGTGCAAGAAAGATCTGCCAAGATTGTCGTGGTTGTTTAGAGCGCCCCGGGGAGATGGATGGTTCCTGCTCTCCCTCAATGTGGCTCGCATTCTGGAGAATAAGGGACGGGATAAGcaggagaagcagaagaagaggagcggGTCTGACCGCTTCCCATCGAGGCAGCGGCAGCCAAAGAGAACGGAGGATCAGATCAAGACGTTGGAGTATTACCTCCAGGATATTTTGGCTGACACTGAAAACTGGGCTTTCCAGAAGCAGGCGTTTTGA
- a CDS encoding RTA1 domain-containing protein (COG:S;~EggNog:ENOG410PMMY;~InterPro:IPR007568;~PFAM:PF04479;~TransMembrane:7 (o28-48i55-74o86-106i127-152o164-190i211-232o252-276i);~go_component: GO:0016021 - integral component of membrane [Evidence IEA]): MSGCTEVTPLCPVEASTYGYYPNLGGNIFFAVFFGICGILQMLFGVYYQAWGFATALVIGAFLEVAGYIGRILMHYNPWSPPAFKLQIVCLILSPTFIAAGIYLTIKHIILYLGPEHSKLKPKLFTWIFIGSDIGSLLLQAAGGGVAASAGSTDQTLLKIGDDIMIAGIAFQVATMSVCGILTLDFFLRLRKNGGGLSGEKQQDGYISPRNMMLLIGGEVFAYVTVLIRCIYRIPEMAGGWGNPLMQKENEFLVLDGMMVALAVLSFTVLHPAFFLKSIRKGSWRKPRVP, from the exons ATGTCGGGCTGTACCGAAGTCACACCCTTATGCCCCGTCGAGGCATCAACGTACGGCTACTACCCCAACTTAGGCGGAaacatcttcttcgccgTGTTCTTCGGCATCTGCGGGATCCTCCAGATGCTTTTCGGCGTCTACTACCAAGCATGGGGCTTCGCGACAGCCCTGGTTATCGGCGCCTTCCTCGAAGTTGCAGGCTACATCGGTCGGATTCTAATGCACTATAACCCGTGGTCGCCGCCAGCGTTCAAGCTGCAGATCGTTTGTTTGATTCTTTCGCCTACGTTCATCGCTGCCGGTATCTATCTTACGATCAAGCATATCATTCTCTACCTTGGTCCGGAGCACTCGAAGCTCAAGCCGAAGCTGTTTACGTGGATATTCATCGGGTCGGATATTGGATCGCTTCTTCTGCAGGCTGCGGGTGGTGGTGTCGCAGCTTCTGCGGGGAGTACCGATCAGACGCTGCTTAAGATTGGAGATGATATTATGATTGCTGGTATCGCGTTCCAGGTGGCTACGATGTCGGTTTGCGGTATTCTTACGCTGGATTTCTTCCTGAGACTTAGGAAGAACGGCGGTGGTTTGTCGGGGGAGAAGCAGCAGGATGGATATATCTCGCCCCGGAACATGATGCTGCTTATTGGGGGTGAGGTCTTTGCCTATGTCACCGTTTTGATCCGATGTATCTATCG TATCCCCGAGATGGCAGGCGGCTGGGGCAACCCACTGATGCAAAAAGAGAACGAATTCCTTGTCCTTGACGGAAT GATGGTCGCACTGGCTGTGCTGTCGTTTACCGTCCTCCACCCAGCTTTCTTCCTCAAGTCTATCCGGAAAGGAAGTTGGAGGAAACCACGTGTGCCGTAA
- a CDS encoding uncharacterized protein (COG:S;~EggNog:ENOG410PPAK): MESISSLLTVVITTSPTPSSPSTELISSVIESFRLHCPELAATRVIVVFDTFDRIAAQNRLKSGSASLEVAQHYSAYKENVKSLVLREYLNDSEHEHDLQQATATAEFGSPNDENNSVELSIIHTPDRHVTFIEPVARLGFGLAVRSALRVVETPYVWVQQHDWALVADIPLQPLLEVMRSSSAEANTDTPKPIKYISFPSIRMLRYAISDCVNSYPALRTLTATLKDDFPSSSQPDVRVPLTPLFFWFDKPHLASTEHYLSRVFPTRLAMRRGEFIEDKIGQRARGQMKDGEWGKWATWLYYPDEGRELCLRHLMGRTRRGGEGGLVGKYHKGT, from the coding sequence ATGGAGTCAATATCCAGCCTGTTAACTGTGGTAATCACCACGTCGCCAACACCTTCAAGTCCGTCTACTGAACTAATCTCATCAGTGATAGAATCATTTCGGTTGCATTGTCCTGAATTGGCCGCGACGCGGGTGATCGTGGTCTTTGACACTTTTGACCGGATCGCTGCCCAGAACCGTTTAAAAAGTGGATCCGCGTCGCTGGAGGTAGCGCAGCACTACAGTGCTTACAAGGAGAATGTCAAGTCGCTTGTCTTACGCGAGTATCTGAATGATAGCGAGCATGAACATGATCTCCAACAAGCTACGGCTACAGCGGAGTTCGGCTCGCCAAATGATGAGAACAACAGCGTTGAGCTGTCCATAATTCATACGCCGGATAGGCACGTCACATTCATTGAACCAGTCGCGAGGTTAGGATTCGGCCTTGCCGTCCGCTCTGCCCTACGTGTTGTCGAAACACCATACGTCTGGGTCCAACAGCACGACTGGGCCCTGGTAGCCGATATCCCTCTGCAACCATTACTAGAAGTAATGCGCTCCTCCTCAGCAGAGGCAAACACAGACACCCCCAAACCCATAAAATACATATCCTTCCCCTCAATCCGCATGCTGCGCTACGCCATATCAGACTGCGTCAACAGCTACCCCGCCCTTCGAACCCTGACCGCCACACTGAAAGACGACttcccatcatcatcgcaaCCAGATGTTAGAGTCCCACTGACGCCGCTGTTCTTCTGGTTCGATAAGCCGCATCTCGCGTCTACGGAGCATTACCTGTCAAGAGTGTTTCCTACACGTCTGGCGATGCGTAGGGGCGAATTTATTGAGGATAAGATTGGGCAGAGGGCGAGGGGGCAGATGAAGGATGGGGAGTGGGGGAAGTGGGCTACTTGGCTTTATTATCCGGATGAGGGGAGGGAGCTGTGTTTGAGGCATTTGATGGGGAGGACTCGGAGGGGTGGGGAGGGGGGTTTGGTGGGGAAGTATCACAAAGGGACGTGA